The genomic DNA atgccttataaacggggaaggagggagtatataatAAGCTACTGAAATGTTTCAAGGTTTAGTCAAACAGTCTTTTTGAAAATCTTAGCCTGAATTCTgatgtgattttgatgatggttTTGCAGGGCCTTGAGACCGTGGACAACAGCTACTTCATCACCGAGGACAACGTTGGCATGCTCAAGCTCGCCAAGGAGGCCGGCAGCATCCTGGTCCGTTCCGTTCCTCGCTCGAATGGTCACTTCATTGCAACTCAGATCAGCAGTGAACTGACCAGTGTTTTTCCTGTTTGCAGTTCGACTACCGCATCCCGCTGGCCGGGACGGACACGTGCAGCGCGCTGGCGGGGGCGGACAACCACAAGGGCATGGTGATGAACGGCCTCCCCATCAGCATCTACGCGCCGGAGACGGTGGGGTGCGCGGCGGTGGACTCGAGTGGCTTCACCGCGGCGGCCACCTCCACGGGCGGGCTCATGAACAAGATGACGGGCCGCATCGGCGACTCGCCGCTCATCGGCTCCGGCACCTACGCCTGCGGCGCCTGCGCCGTGTCGTGCACGGGGGAGGGCGAGGCCATCATCCGCTCCACGCTGGCGCGCGACGTGGCCGCCGTGATGGAGTACAAGGGCCTGCCGCTGCAGGAGGCCGTCGACTACTGCGTCAAGGAGCGCCTCGACGAGGGCTTCGCGGGCCTCATCGCCGTCTCCagcaccggcgaggtcgcctaCGGGTTCAACTGCACCGGCATGTTCAGGGGATGCGCCACCGAGGACGGCTTCATGGAGGTCGGCATCTGGGAGTGAGCTAGCGAGCGGAGCTGGTCGTGCGTGCATACGTGGCCATCTTGCGATTGCCACGTGGGTAATCTTCCTTCTCGGTCAGGGTCGTGGGTATTGGCTTTAGTGGTAATGATTGGAGCTGGGATTAATAATGATCGTGATTGTGATGGTATTGCCCTGGGAAATAAAATTGTGAAAAGTTGTATGGCTCCTGATGAAATTGAGCTGCTCGCTGTCTCTTGTGTCTTCTCTTCTGTGTGTCGTTTGTTTCTTGGTGTTCATGGAGATCTGGGTTTAGGTTTACTTATTGACTAGGCCCAGCCCAACATTTGCGGCCCAACATTTGGTTATGCGTGCTCGAAAGGCTGTGTAGCGTTGGAGGCCCAAGCACTAAACAATCCAAAACTGTTTTGCactatttagtttttttttttggaagcgAGTACTAACGATCCGATCGTTTTTTCCTGCTAGGTTGCTACGATGCGCTGAAACTGCAGTATGACACTATGACCCCCTTATTGTGACGTTCGAACTTGGAAGAACCGGTGCGGTTTGTGCTTATTCAAATTTGCTGTTCTCTGTTCAGCGAGCGTTGGATCGAAGGTGAAAAACCCAACTTCTATTATATACAGAAGGCAGAACATActgcttttttaaaaaaaaagaatgaaaaacCAATCGATCTATCTAAAACTAGGCTGCGTTTAGATTCTAAAATTTTACACTTAAAAacgtcacatcaaatgttta from Panicum virgatum strain AP13 chromosome 7N, P.virgatum_v5, whole genome shotgun sequence includes the following:
- the LOC120681451 gene encoding probable isoaspartyl peptidase/L-asparaginase 2, which encodes MARWAIAIHGGAGVDPNLPESRQDEAKRVLARCLQAGVDMLRAGASALDVVEAVVRELETDPFFNSGRGSALTRRGTVEMEASIMDGRGRRCGAVSGVSTVKNPVSLARRVMDKSPHSYLAFEGAEEFAREQGLETVDNSYFITEDNVGMLKLAKEAGSILFDYRIPLAGTDTCSALAGADNHKGMVMNGLPISIYAPETVGCAAVDSSGFTAAATSTGGLMNKMTGRIGDSPLIGSGTYACGACAVSCTGEGEAIIRSTLARDVAAVMEYKGLPLQEAVDYCVKERLDEGFAGLIAVSSTGEVAYGFNCTGMFRGCATEDGFMEVGIWE